In the genome of Bremerella sp. P1, the window CAGCCCACGCCGGTAAATGCGATACCGGTGAAAGGGATCTCGATGGCATCCAAAGCCAGCCAGTAGGTAAACGGCATGCGGATCAACAGGAAGCCAATCAGCGTAATCAACAGCGGCCAGGTCGTATCGCCGGCCCCGCGGAGCGAGCCGCTGATCACGGTGAACACGGCATAAAACGGCAGGCACGCCGACATGATGCCCAGGATCTTCAGCACGGCCTCGCTGGTCGTAAACGCCGTGGTCCCTTCTTCGGGGAAGCCCAAAAACAGGTTGGCCACAAAGTCACCGCCAAACATGATGGTCAGCGAGTACGCCGAGAGCAGTGTGAAACAGATCGACAGCGAAACGAGCGTTGCTCGGGTTGCTCGACGTGGATTGCTCGCCCCCAGGTGCTGGCCCGTTATGGACGAAGCCGCCACGGCGAATGCCCATGCGGCCAGAAAGCCAGGCGACTCCAAGCGAATCGCCAGCCCATGCGCGGCGGCTTGTGTTGTGCCCAGGCTATTGATGATGCCCAGATACCAAAGGTGCGAGGAAAGCACGATCGCGTCGTTCAATCCGCCTGGCAAGCCGACTCGCAGCAGCCGTCGCATTCTCTCTATGTTGGGCCACATGCCGCGCCACTGCACTTTCAGGTGAGCGCGGCCTTGAAACAGAATCGCGAGCAGCAGCAGTCCGCCAATCGCATGACTGACGGCCGTTCCTATGGCGATACCGCTCCAGCCCAGCTTTGGAATTGGCCCCACACCAATGGCCAAAGCGGCACTGATAGCGATGTTCAATACGTTGACGATCGTCATCACGATTAGGCCGGTCACCGTATCACCGGCACCGTGCAGGCAGGCCGTGGTAATCGCGATCATCATGAAGCCGGGGATCGCCGGTATCAGGATGCGCAGGTATAGCAGAGCCATCTCGTAGGCCTTCCCCTCCAGCTGCATCGCGGCGACATAATCGTCGGCGAGAAACCAGAGGACAACCGTCGTGATCAGGCTCAGGATCATGCCCAGCGAGATGGCCTGCTCGGTGGCGAGCTCGGCATCCTGCCAGTTGCCGGCTCCGATGTTGCGGGCCACGACGGCGGTCGCTCCGATACCGATCGACGCACAGATGACGAAGATCATCCAGCACGTGTAGGCCATCAAACCGACGGCAGCCACGGCGGGTACCGAGTTCTCAGCGGACAGGCAGTTGCCGGCCAGATAAGTGTCGGTCGTGCCGACGCAGAACTCGAGGAACTGCTCGGCCAGCGCCGGCGTAGCGATCGTCATCACGGCGCGCAGATCCCCCTTCGACGTCATCGACGTGCGCGGGGCGGTCTCTTCGATCTGCGTCATCGACATGAAGCGTACACCGTACGAAAGGGCGCAGGATGGAAACGTGCATTATAAGCACAAGATGCCGATTCGCACGGGAGGGTTCACCGCAACTGCATTAACCATCCGCGATGGGCGAGAGGGTGTCGGCGGTGACCAAGATTTCGTCGATGTTGGGGAACTCGACCGACGACGAGGGGCGAAAGGCCCACACGATCTGGCCGTTGGTATCAATCAAGTACGAGCCGGAGAGCTGCATCAAGTCACCTCGGGGGCGACCGATACCGCTACGCGTGAGGGCCTTGAGACCTTGCCACCAAAGGTGTGGCCCGGCCACTTGCCAGGCGTTGCCCCGCGGAACCTCAAATGCCTGGTAGACGCTTTGGTCGGGGTCGGCATACACCGGGAAGGTCAGCTTGAGGGCCTCGCGGAACTTCTTGGCTTCCTCTGCTCCACCCATGATGACCAGGGCGACGTCCAGGTTATGACGCGTGAACGTCTCGTAATGCTTGAGCAGCTGCTTGGCGTGATCGATACAGAAGACGCAGCCCAGGTGCCGTGAAAATTGCAGCAATAGAGGCCGCTGGGCGTACAAATGGGCCAACGGAACTTTGTGGCCGTCTTCAGCGATCAAAGTTCCTTCTGGGGCCGGGACCGACATGACGTAGTGAGTCATCTTTCTGCGCGTGGAGACGCTTTACCTGGCTGTGCGGCCTCTTTGCGGAAGGCCTCGAATTCGTCTTTCATCATTGCCCCTATTTTAACCCGATTCACGCCGAACCAAGTAGCATTGGGCGTTTGTGCGTCTAATTGTTTTCGCTTGCCGTAAATCGCTACCAGCTCATCCAGCTTCTCTTGCTTCACGGCCGGATCGTCACTAGCGCGGAGCTCGGCTTCGGTGTACATCGCTTTCGCGTTCAGCAAAAGGCCTTCGGGAACGGCTTTCTCTTCTACCCGCTTTTCCAAGTAGGTCGTAAACAGCTGCAGCGACTCGAGTTGCTCCTCTTGCAGGTACCGCATGTAGTTCACCAGCCCCTCAGGCATGCGAACATTGCCAGGGCCGATGTAGTTAAGTGTTTGAGCCGTCGCTACTTGGGTCGAAGCCAGAATCAGCAGGAAAGCGAGAATAATCGATCGCATGATAGCACCCTTAGTTGGTCAAAGTCACAACCCGGGTATCGTAACGCCAAGCTCCCCATTTGACCTAGAGCAATGTCGCTGGGGCATTCTCAGTCAGTGTTAGTAATAAAATTGCTAGAGTTTGGGAAATACCTTATCGTGGGTGAGGCCATTAGCCCCGATCGACGGGACTGGCCAGTTCCTCATTATCTTTTCTAAGGAACGTTCCCTATGGTCTATTCTACGCCTCGACCCAAGCCCAGGCACGGGTTTACGCTCGTCGAGCTTCTCGTTGTCATCGCGATCATCGGTGTTTTGATTGCCCTGCTGCTTCCCGCGGTGCAGCAAGCTCGCGAGGCCGCCCGCCGGATGCAGTGCAGCAACCAGCTCAAGCAGATCGGCCTGGCGATGCACAACTATCACGACACTTATCAGGTCTTTCCTCCGGGTAGCGTCAATCTCGATACGACGACCGCCGCCAACAAGAGTCTGACGAACTGGGCGATTGCCATTCTGCCGTTCCTGGAACAAACGGCTCTGTTCGAGCAGTACGATCAGAACGTCCATAACTCGCATGGCAACAATCACGACGTTCTGCAAACCATTCTGCCGGCAATGCTGTGTCCCTCGGATGTCAATTCCGAGGTCCTCACGCAGCCCAGCCAGCTTCTTTCGGTTGCCATCGCGCCTGGCTCTTACAAGGGAAACATCGGCCGACGTTTTCGCGGGGCCAACGGCTACTTCGATTATCCTCCTTACGCAGGGACTTATACCGCGGCCGAGCGTGCATCGATCGGCCCCCTGCATGTATCTGGGGTGAACGGTCTGGACTGCGAACGTTTCGCCACGATTACTGATGGTTCGACCAACACGCTCTTGGTGGGCGAGTATCACACCAAGACCATGGACGACCGCAAAGCGTTTTGGGCCAGTTCGCATAGCTTCCATAACCTGGCGGCGGCGCAGCCGGAATCGTACACCCGCATTCCCGACTTCGAGGCCTGTTGGGCCGCAACCGGCAACACGCAGCATTGGAAGTGCTACCGCGCGTTCGGTGCGCTGCATGCCGCCGGTACGATGAATTTCGTGATGTGCGATGGTTCGGTGACCAGCGTTCCACAGACAATCGATAACGTCATCTTCGAGGCCCTCTCGACGATCGGCCGAAACGAAATCGCTACGTTGCCCTAGTCTCTTTTCGTCGGGAAGAATTTCGCATGCTCCTTGCGCGGATACTCGCGATCGCTCCGCTCTGTTTGCTCGTCGGCTGTTTCGGGTCGGACAAAATCGTGCCGGTTTCGGGCTTGGTGACCCTCGATGGCGAACCCTTAGCGGGTGCCATCGTCGGCTTTGAACCGATCGCCCAGGAAGGAGACCTGGAAGCGGGTTACGGTAGCTACGCCAAGACCGACGATGAAGGCCATTACCAGCTGCGCTCCCTCAAGAAGGAAGACGGCGCATTGGTCGGACAACACCGCGTCTCAGTGAGCACGGTGGTCGGCGAGGAAGGTCCCAACGGCGAAATGATCGGCTTGACCAAAGAGCGTGTGCCTTCCCGGTATAACAACGATACCGAGCTGATCATCGAAGTCCCGCCAGGCGGCACCGACGAGGCGAACCTGGAGTTGGAGTCGCGGTAGCGACGGTCATTCTGATCTAGATGGTTCCGCACAAAAGTCAGAGAGATCGTGCGCGCGGGTGAGATTTTCGGAGGTTTCTGGGCGGGTCCTCAGGCGGGCCGGGACAGGCCGCAAAACGCACGCAAATGGTGCACAATTGCCCCCGGGCTTCCATCTTCTTCCTATCTTTACGCGATCCCCTGGGTTTACCCGCCCTGCAGCGGGGGAAAGTGGGTCGTCTTGCGTTGACATGGGGATTTGAACGACCGTAAAATGTTGAGTTTTCCCGGACGCGGGGTGCCTTGACAGGGGAAACCGGAATTCTGATCGGTTTGTCCCTCGTGCCTTTCGTTCGAAGCATGACCAACCTCGGAGCTTGCTCCACTTTCCAGAGAATCATCCTTGAAAGAAGCCATCGAAAAAGCGGACGTCCTGATTGAAGCCCTAGGATGGATCCGCCGCTTCCGCAACAAAGTCACTGTGATCAAGTTGGGCGGAAGCGTCATGGAAAACCCCGACGCGCTGCGGCACTGCTTAATTGATATCGTCTTTATGGAAACGGTCGGCATGCGTCCGGTCGTCATTCATGGAGGCGGGGCCGCCATCAGCCGCGCCATGGCCGAAGCGAAGATCGAGCCCAACTTCATTCAAGGACGCCGCTACACCGACGACGCCACGCTGAAGATCGTCGAAGAAGTCCTCGCTGGCAAAGTGTGTAGCCACATCACGCAAGAGATCGAAGACATCGGCGGTCGGGCAATGAGCCTGAACCTCGATCCGCAGTGCGTGCTGTTTGGCGAGCGGATGACGCTGCCAGGCGACAACGGCGAAGCGATCGACCTGGGCCATGTCGGCAACGTGACCGAAGTCGATCGGGCGACGATCGAGAACCTGTGCTATGCAGGCCAGGTGCCGATCATCCCCAGCATGTGCATCGATAAGAAGACCGAGCAAAAGCTGAACGTCAACGCCGATACGGCCGCCAACGCGGTGGCCGAAGCGCTGGGCGCCGAGAAGCTGGTCTTCCTGTCCGATGTGAACGGCGTGCGTACCGACAAAGACGATCCCGATACGCTGGTCCACTCGCTCAATCGCGAGAAGGCCGAAGCGATGATCAAGTCGGGTCAAATTGCTTCCGGCATGATTCCGAAGGTCGAAGCCTGCCTGGAAACCCTGTCACGCGGCGTGAGCAAGATCCACATCATCGACGGCCGCCTGCGACATTCGCTGCTGCTGGAAATTTACACGAACACCGGGGTGGGTACAGAAATCGTTTTGTAGAAGCCCATCGCCATCATTCATCCTGTTCCCTCTCCCCCAAGGGGCGAGGGGACAAGAGAAGAAAAGAACCACCGAACATTTTGGTCTGACCGCTGTCCATTAGCTTTCCCATTAGTGGATCTGGTCTTGGAGAACCTGCCATGAGTACGACCGATGCTTCCGCCGGTACCGAGCCGTTGAGCTCGACGGAGACAGTAGAACTGTTCCAGAAGTATGTAGTGCCCAACTACGTGCGCTACCCGGTAAACCTGGTCCGCGGCGAAGGTTCGAAAATCTGGGATGCCGAAGGGAAAGAGTATCTCGACCTGTTCCCCGGCTGGGGCTGTAACCTTTTGGGGCATTGTCCCGACATGGTTGTTTCCGCGGTGCAGGACCAGGTTGCCAAGCTGATTCATGTTCCCAACACGTGGCACATGGACGTCCAGGGTGAATGGGCCAAGATGCTGTCCGATCGGAGCTTTGGCGGCAAGGCGTTCTTCTGCAACAGCGGAGCCGAAGCCAACGAAGCGGCGATCAAGCTGGCTCGCCTGCACACGCCCGACGAAAAGTACAAGATCATCACCTTCTTGGGCGGTTTTCATGGTCGTACCTATGGCGCCGTGACGGCAACTGCGCAGCCGAAGTACCATCAGCACATCGGTCCGATGATGGCTGGTTTCAGCTACGCTCCGCACGGAGATCTGGACGCGGTGCGCGACCTGGTCGACGAACACACGTGTGCGATCATGATCGAGCCGATTCAGGGCGAAGGTGGCGTGAAGCTGCCGCCTGAGGGTTTCCTGGAAGGTCTGCGAAAGATCGCTGACGAGAACAACTTGCTGTTGATCTTCGACGAAGTTCAAACCGGCTGCGGTCGAACTGGCGAGTGGTTCGGCTACCAGCACTTCGGCGTTCAGCCTGACATCATGACCCTGGCCAAGAGCTTGTGCGGTGGTGTTGCTGGCGGGGCACTGATGACGACGTCCGAAATCGCCAACAGCTTGAAGCCTGGCATGCATGCGGCCACGTTTGGTGGTAACCCACTGGCTGCCCGAGCCGGGATCGCGGCGATTCAACAGATCGAGCGCGATGGTCTCTTGGAAAAGGCCAAGCAGGCCAGCGAGATCTTCCGCGAGCGACTGACGGCGCTGAAGGAAGAATGCGACTTGATTCAGGAAGTTCGGATTGTCGGTATGATGATCGGCCTGGAACTTTCGGTCGATGGGGCCCCGGCCGTGAAGGCCTGCCTCGAGAAGCAGCTGCTGATTAACTGCACGCAAGGACGGGTTATCCGTCTGTTGCCGGCGATGAATATTACCGAGCAAGAGATTCATCGCGGGTGCGATATTCTTTCTGAAGTGTTGAAAAACTTGCCAACTTCGGCTGAGTAACCTCTTTTCTAATTGGGTACTGTAGAGACCCTGTTTTTTCCATCGTGAGATCGTTTCCATGCGACATTTCTTGAGCCTCTTTGACGTTTCCGACGACGAACTAAAGCGAATCTTTGAACTGGGTCACCAGCTGAAATCCCGCTTGAAGTCAGGCGTCCGCGAACCCATTCTGCAGGGCAAAGTGGCAGGGCTGTTGTTCGAGAAACCTTCGCTGCGAACACGCGTCAGCTTTGAGGCCGGCATGGCTCAGTTGGGCGGTAGCAGTTTGTTCCTCGGCGAAGATGTTGGCTGGGGCAAGCGAGAAGCTCCGCAGGATTTCAGCCGCGTGATTGGCCAGTATCTGGACGTGATTGTCTGTCGAGCCAAGGCGCACGACAAGGTCGAAACGCTGGCCAAGTACGCCGATACGGTCATCATCAATGGCCTGACCGACCTGTGCCATCCGTGCCAGGCCCTGGCCGATCTGATGACCATTCACGAAGAGTTCGGCACGCTCGAAGGCCAGAAGCTGACCTTCGTTGGCGACGGCAACAACGTTTCCCGCAGCCTGGCTTTGGCCTGTGCCAAGATGAACATGCAGTTCACGCTGGCACACCCCAAGGGCTACGAGATCGAGCAAGAGTTCATCGATCGCATCCTGAAGGATTCGCCGGCCGCGAAGATCGAACAGACGACCGATCCCATCGCTGCCGTCGAAGGTGCCTGTGCCGTTTACACCGACGTGTGGGCCAGCATGGGGCAAGAAGCCGAGCAGGCCAAACGTGAGAAGGCCTTCGCTGACTTCCAGGTCAATCAGAAGTTGATGGACGCTGCCGGCAAGGACGCAATCTTTCTGCACTGTTTGCCAGCCAAGCGTGGCCAGGAAGTGACCGACGAAGTGATGGACTGCCCAACCAGCCGAATCGTCGAACAGGCTGGCAACCGCATGCACGCCCAAAAGGGCCTGCTGGTCTGGCTGCTGACCGAAGCGGTCGACAAGGTTCACCTCGACTAGTTCTTACGAGAAGAGATTCGCCACAGAGGACACAGAGAGCACCGAGAACGAAGAGAAGACTAACCACGGATTTCGCGGATAGACACGGATGAAATCCCGAATCGTCGAAGACGATTCTTAGATATTTGTGTTCATCGGTGTAATCCGTGGTTAAGACTCTTGCCTCGGTGCTCTCTGTGTCCTTTGTGGCTTACACGCATTCACGAATTGCACCCAAGGATAACACTATGCCCCGTCACGATGGCCGTTCCGCTTCGCAGCTTCGTCCTTTGAAGGTGAAGCGAAAGTACACCAAGAACGCTCCTGGCAGCGTGCTGATTCAAGCAGGCACCACCACCGTTCTGTGCACGGCCAGCGTTGAATCGTCGGTCCCGCCGTGGCTGAAAGGGAGCGAGAAGGGGTGGGTGACCGCCGAGTACAACATGCTGCCCGGCAGCACGCCCACGCGTAAGCCGCGTAAGGTGGATGGTCGCACGACCGAGATCCAGCGGTTGATCGGTCGCAGCCTGCGAGCGGTGGTCGATCTGGAAGCTTTGGGCGAACAGATGATCACGGTCGACTGCGACGTGCTGGACGCCGACGGCGGGACGCGCACGGCTAGCATTACCGGGGCGTTCATTGCCTTGGTCGACGCCGTCAGCACGATCGAGCTGCCTGACCCGAAGCGTTCGGTCTTCAAAGACAGCCTGGCCGCGATCAGTGTCGGCGTCGTCAATGGTTCGCCTGTCTTGGACCTGGATTACGTCGAAGACTTCGCCGCGACGGTCGACATGAATGTCGTCATGACCGGCAGTGGGAAGTTCATTGAGATCCAAGGAACCGGCGAAGAAGCAACCTTTAGCGAAGACGAGCTGGCGAAGCTTTTGAAACTGGCCAAAGGCGGCATCAAGGATTTGACCGAGATGCAGCAAAAAGCCCTCGGTCGAAAATGGCCGATCGCCTAGAAGTTTCTCCACGATCTAACGTCGCGGGGGTTTGCGAAGCGTCGGAGTGCCGCTGTGCCCGGTATGGCAACCGGTGCAGAAGTGCGTGAACCCTGGTCGAGCTCCACTGTAGTGATCTCCGGCGAATGCGTAGAAGGTTGCCTTCTCTCCCTTGGCATTCGTGGCGTTGCTCTGCCAGCTCACCACGTGCCCCTCGGAGTCGAAGCCAGCTAAGACGGTCGGTGCTCCCGGGGGAATACGAAAGCTGAAGTCATCGGCCTTCACGGGGGTCTCTATCAGCAGTTCGAAATCGCCCGGCACACGTGGTTGCTCGGGTGAATCGAAACGATCGCGATTGGATCCGTAAACGCGGATGGTCTCGATCAGATCTTTGGGAACTGGATTAAAAATAGGCCCGTCGTTGTTGGCGGCATTTTGCCCTGGGTCATCCTGGTTGCCGGCAAAGCTCACGGCTGAATTGTGGACCTCGGCTGTGGGACCCGTGAACTCTTCTCCATTGGCAAAGCGAATCGTTCGCGTACCGTCGCCTACTTCCAATGCATAGAAGTTGTACTTAATGTCTCGGGACGTCACCGCGACCGGTTCGCTGTCGACCAGCTGGGGATCATCGAACACTTTGCGAAGCGAGATGCTCTCCGCCGTGGGTTCTGAGCCCCAATCGGCGCTGGCCAGGTATATTCCATACGCTGACTCGTCCCAGGTGCCATCGTCGTTTCCGCTCGCGGCCGCCAAGGTGATTTGGTTGTCCGGGTAGGCGGCAGGCGTCGCGAGTTGCAGACGGTTTCCTTCGGCATCCTGTGAAGGGCCATAGGTCAGCAGCGAGTCGCTTGTGGTGGGTAGAACCGATTCTTTGGCCAGCGAACTGGGTGAATTGTTCACGCTGCCTGCTTTCGCTTGAACCACGGTCATCGTGCCTGCCGCTTGATCGTCGGTGGCCGGCGCCGTCATGAAGACGTAGTTGCCGTTGTCCAGTCCGCGAGGACGCCAAACTGGCTCTTTCGTCTTCAGCACGCCACCAAAGAAATCTCCGTTGGGTTCGACGTGGGCTCCCAGCCACGCATCGGTAGGCAGTGTGGCGGTTTCCGCGCCATCGGTATAAGGCTCGATCGTCGTGAGATCACGCGAGATGACTTCGCGATTCCGGCTCCAAAGGCTAAAGACAACGTAACCATTCGGGGCAATCCACGGCCAGCGATCGTTATTCCGATTGGCAGTCAGTGGCTTCTTGTCGCTGCCATCTTCTTTCATGATCCACAGCGTTGTGCTTCGGCGGGCATGGTCGCGACCCAGATCCGGCGTGCGGCTCGAGACAAAGACGATGTGCCCGCCAGGCGCATAAGTTGGATCGACATCGTCGTAGTCGACCTGTTTTCGCTCGGAGTCCGAGAGAGTTTTTTCACCGCTTTCGTCATAGCGCATCGGCGGAACGGTCGTGCAGCCAGGATCCCTCGGACCGCCGGTCAGCTGACGCAGGCCTGTTCCATCGATTTGAATTTCGTACAAGCGAAAGTGGCCGGCATCGGGTGATGCTTTGCGTCCGGCGAAGAGGATCTTCTTGCCATCAGGCGAGACGCTGGGGCTCATGACGTCAATCAATGTCGAGCCATCAGGCAACTTCTTTTCCCAGGTCAGTTCGCTGACCTGACCACTGGGAAGCAGCATCCGTAGACGCCCCTGGCGGGCCTGCCACAGCGGTTGGCCCGGGTACACGAAGGTCTCGCCGGGATCAGCGGCAGCACGCAGGCTCGCGGCGCTCGTACGTGACGTGAAGACGATAGGATAGGCCGCTTGCCCGTGTACGTACTGGGCCAGCTCAGGGCTGCTCGACGGTAAGTGGGCAGTGCTGAAATACCAAATGCCAACAGCGGCCAGAACGAGTACTAAGACAGCAGACGCAGTTAGAAAAGCTTTGCCTGACCTATTTGTCATACTGGCTCAAATCGATGTCGAGAGTATCGCCAGCTTTGACGGACTGCTTAATAGGCGTCTTGTTCTGGCTGAACTTGCCCTTGAGCTTGTCGACATCGGGGTAAGGATCCAACTGCTGAACAGCAATTCGATAATCGCCGGCCGGCACTTCTGCTTCAAAATGACCAGTCGAGTCGACGCTGGCCATAAACGTCTGGCCGGTCATCTTGCCATTCTCTTCCTGGATGAAGTGAATCTGGATGTCTCCCTGGCCGCTAACCTGAAGGGCTTCGCCACCCTTGCTAACTGAGCCTTTGACGATCGAAGGGGCTTCCGAGCAGCCGACGCAAGCCAGCAACGCGAAGGCAAACAAGCCGATAGAAATCCGAGCGGTTGTCACTTCGGCAAACCTTTCAAAGAGCAAAGATAAGACCTGATGAACTGCAAATAAGAATCGGCGAGGAATGCTCCTCGCCGATCGAGTTGAATAAGACGAGCCAGAACTATGGCTTTTGGTATGGAACGCCATCGTTGACGGCGTGGATCATCGCCCAGGTTGGCTGATCGATCGTTTCCGAGATGCTGCTAACGCTGCCGTCGACATACACGATGTTGACGATGCCCGGATGCAGCGAGCGAGCAACGGCTTGCGTATTGGTGCAGCCTTCCCAGCATCCGCCTCGGCCGTCGGCAAAGTCTTGGCAGTCCAGGACGTCGTCGGAGTTGCTATTACGATCGTTCGGACCGTGGCAGTCACCACGCGAGAAATTGTTCACGATGCTGGAACCGGAAACACCCAAAGCCCAAACACCACGCTGATCCGTATCGACTTCACCGATACGAATTTCGTCGACCAAGGCCGTGTTGGATGTACCGTCGGTAACGGCCGACATGTTCTTGCCTTTGTTGACGGTGAACACACCGTCCGAGCTGATGCTCTGGCTGTAGCCGTTCGGCGTGGTCGACTCACCGTCATTCCACCACGATTGAAAACCACCATTGGCGGCGTAGTTGCCGCGACCCCAGTTGCCACCAAGGCTGCCGCTGTTATAAGGCGTCTTGGATGCAGCATCGCTAGGACACAGGTAGCCAGGAATCTCTTGAGCACGAGCGAACTCACCGTTGGGGAGCGTCACATCGCGATTCCACTTATCGACGGTGTTCGCGTTGTTTTCATTAACATTGAAAGCGTCGTAAAGGGCCGATTGTTCGACAAACGGCAAGAGCTTAACTGCCCAGTTCGGACCGACCTGGTCCGACTCGTTGTTCCCAGCATAGCCGTTGTTGTGGTTGTAGAGTGCGGCTGGGAACTTAAGGAACGTGTCGTGATGGTTGTGAGCTGCCAGCCCAATTTGTTTGAGATTATTGATGCACTGAGAGCGTCGTGCGGCTTCACGTGCTTGTTGAACCGCCGGCAACAAAAGAGCAATCAAGACACCAATAATCGCGATGACAACGAGCAGTTCGACAAGCGTAAAGGCTTTCTGTCGTCCTAAGCTTTTTGCAAGAGTCTGATGCATGTACGGAGTTCCTTCGACAAGAGAGGGAAAATGTAAAATAGAAAATTTGAATAGATTGGGGCTTCTGAGGCAGGTTGTGGGGAAAGAGATGTAGGGGGTGTCAGCCACCACAAATGCCTAGATAGAGAGGATTAAGTCTCTTCTACTCGTTATCACTTAACCGATGTATACGTGCAAGAATAAACACGGATGAAATGTTGAAATGCGCGAATATCCTACGGGAGAGGCCGTAGGTATAGGGGGAGGGCTGGGAAAAAATCTC includes:
- a CDS encoding MATE family efflux transporter, producing the protein MSMTQIEETAPRTSMTSKGDLRAVMTIATPALAEQFLEFCVGTTDTYLAGNCLSAENSVPAVAAVGLMAYTCWMIFVICASIGIGATAVVARNIGAGNWQDAELATEQAISLGMILSLITTVVLWFLADDYVAAMQLEGKAYEMALLYLRILIPAIPGFMMIAITTACLHGAGDTVTGLIVMTIVNVLNIAISAALAIGVGPIPKLGWSGIAIGTAVSHAIGGLLLLAILFQGRAHLKVQWRGMWPNIERMRRLLRVGLPGGLNDAIVLSSHLWYLGIINSLGTTQAAAHGLAIRLESPGFLAAWAFAVAASSITGQHLGASNPRRATRATLVSLSICFTLLSAYSLTIMFGGDFVANLFLGFPEEGTTAFTTSEAVLKILGIMSACLPFYAVFTVISGSLRGAGDTTWPLLITLIGFLLIRMPFTYWLALDAIEIPFTGIAFTGVGWGLTGAWLAMLLDNIARMILILLRYWHGAWTRIEV
- a CDS encoding peroxiredoxin-like family protein; protein product: MTHYVMSVPAPEGTLIAEDGHKVPLAHLYAQRPLLLQFSRHLGCVFCIDHAKQLLKHYETFTRHNLDVALVIMGGAEEAKKFREALKLTFPVYADPDQSVYQAFEVPRGNAWQVAGPHLWWQGLKALTRSGIGRPRGDLMQLSGSYLIDTNGQIVWAFRPSSSVEFPNIDEILVTADTLSPIADG
- a CDS encoding H-X9-DG-CTERM domain-containing protein, giving the protein MHAAGTMNFVMCDGSVTSVPQTIDNVIFEALSTIGRNEIATLP
- a CDS encoding carboxypeptidase-like regulatory domain-containing protein; protein product: MLLARILAIAPLCLLVGCFGSDKIVPVSGLVTLDGEPLAGAIVGFEPIAQEGDLEAGYGSYAKTDDEGHYQLRSLKKEDGALVGQHRVSVSTVVGEEGPNGEMIGLTKERVPSRYNNDTELIIEVPPGGTDEANLELESR
- the argB gene encoding acetylglutamate kinase, which gives rise to MKEAIEKADVLIEALGWIRRFRNKVTVIKLGGSVMENPDALRHCLIDIVFMETVGMRPVVIHGGGAAISRAMAEAKIEPNFIQGRRYTDDATLKIVEEVLAGKVCSHITQEIEDIGGRAMSLNLDPQCVLFGERMTLPGDNGEAIDLGHVGNVTEVDRATIENLCYAGQVPIIPSMCIDKKTEQKLNVNADTAANAVAEALGAEKLVFLSDVNGVRTDKDDPDTLVHSLNREKAEAMIKSGQIASGMIPKVEACLETLSRGVSKIHIIDGRLRHSLLLEIYTNTGVGTEIVL
- a CDS encoding aspartate aminotransferase family protein, whose translation is MSTTDASAGTEPLSSTETVELFQKYVVPNYVRYPVNLVRGEGSKIWDAEGKEYLDLFPGWGCNLLGHCPDMVVSAVQDQVAKLIHVPNTWHMDVQGEWAKMLSDRSFGGKAFFCNSGAEANEAAIKLARLHTPDEKYKIITFLGGFHGRTYGAVTATAQPKYHQHIGPMMAGFSYAPHGDLDAVRDLVDEHTCAIMIEPIQGEGGVKLPPEGFLEGLRKIADENNLLLIFDEVQTGCGRTGEWFGYQHFGVQPDIMTLAKSLCGGVAGGALMTTSEIANSLKPGMHAATFGGNPLAARAGIAAIQQIERDGLLEKAKQASEIFRERLTALKEECDLIQEVRIVGMMIGLELSVDGAPAVKACLEKQLLINCTQGRVIRLLPAMNITEQEIHRGCDILSEVLKNLPTSAE
- the argF gene encoding ornithine carbamoyltransferase, which encodes MRHFLSLFDVSDDELKRIFELGHQLKSRLKSGVREPILQGKVAGLLFEKPSLRTRVSFEAGMAQLGGSSLFLGEDVGWGKREAPQDFSRVIGQYLDVIVCRAKAHDKVETLAKYADTVIINGLTDLCHPCQALADLMTIHEEFGTLEGQKLTFVGDGNNVSRSLALACAKMNMQFTLAHPKGYEIEQEFIDRILKDSPAAKIEQTTDPIAAVEGACAVYTDVWASMGQEAEQAKREKAFADFQVNQKLMDAAGKDAIFLHCLPAKRGQEVTDEVMDCPTSRIVEQAGNRMHAQKGLLVWLLTEAVDKVHLD
- the rph gene encoding ribonuclease PH, whose product is MPRHDGRSASQLRPLKVKRKYTKNAPGSVLIQAGTTTVLCTASVESSVPPWLKGSEKGWVTAEYNMLPGSTPTRKPRKVDGRTTEIQRLIGRSLRAVVDLEALGEQMITVDCDVLDADGGTRTASITGAFIALVDAVSTIELPDPKRSVFKDSLAAISVGVVNGSPVLDLDYVEDFAATVDMNVVMTGSGKFIEIQGTGEEATFSEDELAKLLKLAKGGIKDLTEMQQKALGRKWPIA
- a CDS encoding TolB family protein, with translation MTNRSGKAFLTASAVLVLVLAAVGIWYFSTAHLPSSSPELAQYVHGQAAYPIVFTSRTSAASLRAAADPGETFVYPGQPLWQARQGRLRMLLPSGQVSELTWEKKLPDGSTLIDVMSPSVSPDGKKILFAGRKASPDAGHFRLYEIQIDGTGLRQLTGGPRDPGCTTVPPMRYDESGEKTLSDSERKQVDYDDVDPTYAPGGHIVFVSSRTPDLGRDHARRSTTLWIMKEDGSDKKPLTANRNNDRWPWIAPNGYVVFSLWSRNREVISRDLTTIEPYTDGAETATLPTDAWLGAHVEPNGDFFGGVLKTKEPVWRPRGLDNGNYVFMTAPATDDQAAGTMTVVQAKAGSVNNSPSSLAKESVLPTTSDSLLTYGPSQDAEGNRLQLATPAAYPDNQITLAAASGNDDGTWDESAYGIYLASADWGSEPTAESISLRKVFDDPQLVDSEPVAVTSRDIKYNFYALEVGDGTRTIRFANGEEFTGPTAEVHNSAVSFAGNQDDPGQNAANNDGPIFNPVPKDLIETIRVYGSNRDRFDSPEQPRVPGDFELLIETPVKADDFSFRIPPGAPTVLAGFDSEGHVVSWQSNATNAKGEKATFYAFAGDHYSGARPGFTHFCTGCHTGHSGTPTLRKPPRR
- a CDS encoding DUF3823 domain-containing protein; the protein is MTTARISIGLFAFALLACVGCSEAPSIVKGSVSKGGEALQVSGQGDIQIHFIQEENGKMTGQTFMASVDSTGHFEAEVPAGDYRIAVQQLDPYPDVDKLKGKFSQNKTPIKQSVKAGDTLDIDLSQYDK